Proteins encoded in a region of the Megalops cyprinoides isolate fMegCyp1 chromosome 3, fMegCyp1.pri, whole genome shotgun sequence genome:
- the robo4 gene encoding roundabout homolog 1 isoform X3, with protein MARQLVSRLCVLFGVLLSIEGSRQRPDEVPPRIVHHPSDVVVRVGSPATLSCRAEGTPEPTIEWLRNGLPLEMDKLESQSRPIVLSEGSLFFLSVVPGRRGQSHEGVYTCVAQNSAGKAMSRNATLHIAALRDEFRVQPSDVEVAVGEVAVMNCTPPTGHPEPNVTWKKDGVPINCTDEHYTVFNGKLVIAPTQKNDSGVYVCVASNTVGVRESRAARLSVLARPVFTRKPLNVTARIGDSVRFLCEAQGDPMPLVQWTREQGSLPHGRYEVNPGHSLEIHYVTAQDTGRYTCTAVNEVGVSSASASLVVQDALNVGQKELHTELSAMRVALENVTILSPSSNRLQLQWRLQSSPLQPHHLDGFEVLYRSLLPASSDWAAQRVTLPHYQAVIGPLKRGYKYELKVRPYGGNLYGRESNTKHLRVPELVPSAPPQGIAVTMAADRNDTIHVSWDPPPHEAHNGIIQSYQVWCLQSGDQRSPNWTIGSGTHSLEIGSLEPGKQYWVTVAAVNGAGIGVKSDPHKLILEPLQAVSPHQRNSGIPAQVLAVVRDPVFIGSVGALLWCVLMVTAVCLYRRHTRPSHLRHSHRKGAGLYRLASEDLIIKHRMAAPDSPWMSGAWRSAPFNEPYHSLWAQSQENPGFRKTTLPAAAKKDPSPLETAVPIVPDSCGVYGTFYVDLTGNGLKTFNSPARRPKAPHTSSPRMSETVRFSQPIFKTAIVREGQVLPWKRALPAQPNMGVIKESWEKNYKRELHAVNSAPLVPTRQQSLAVQSVPSSHAPRFGQRPPGGLSECAKPLGSPRVLHYSASLHLIDVLPTPPPLPLDDTHSLSSEEESSRSTKLTVDGGSLRSMGTVSGLHGPPTTAGCPSYSRLSTASFCMSVDDEQDTALSAQEVAQYLELSPKVDRRSVLPDSPASIPRPFSPTPTFGYICGPLPSDLDTEDVSEEPDAGRSQQLCSRRSRLRSTPSSCGSEWEGSLWNGWGSVSEGNMPSARASLISSSDGSFMNDANFARVLAVAAESMGGAAFSDFSPPASPLSALFPPRECFGELDPLPVWDWSTAWVEEIEAQYRSSRGARGVPGRDKARET; from the exons ATGGCAAGGCAACTGGTCTCGAGGCTGTGCGTATTGTTTGGAGTTCTGCTCAGTATTGAAG GTTCCAGGCAGCGTCCAGATGAGGTCCCACCGCGGATTGTCCACCACCCCTCTGATGTGGTGGTGAGGGTGGGCAGCCCCGCCACCCTGTCCTGCCGGGCCGAGGGCACGCCGGAACCCACCATCGAGTGGCTGCGCAACGGGCTGCCCCTGGAGATGGACAAGCTTGAGAGCCAATCGCGGCCCATAGTCCTGTCGGAGGGCAGCCTCTTCTTCCTCAGTGTGGTCCCTGGGAGGAGGGGCCAGTCGCACGAGGGTGTGTACACATGCGTGGCCCAGAACAGCGCCGGCAAGGCTATGAGCCGCAACGCTACGCTCCACATCGCAG ctCTGCGAGATGAGTTTCGAGTGCAGCCGAGTGATGTGGAGGTGGCTGTGGGTGAGGTGGCAGTCATGAATTGCACCCCACCCACTGGCCATCCGGAGCCCAATGTCACCTGGAAGAAGGACGGGGTGCCCATCAACTGCACAGATGAGCACTACACT gttttcaatGGGAAGTTGGTAATTGCTCCCACCCAGAAGAATGACTCTggagtgtatgtctgtgtggcATCGAACACTGTGGGGGTGCGCGAGAGCAGAGCAGCCAGATTGTCTGTTTTAG CGAGGCCGGTGTTCACACGGAAGCCCCTAAACGTGACTGCGAGGATTGGGGACTCTGTGCGATTCTTGTGTGAGGCGCAGGGGGACCCCATGCCTTTGGTGCAGTGGACGCGGGAACAGGGCTCGTTGCCACATGGAAG GTATGAGGTGAATCCGGGCCACAGTCTTGAGATCCACTATGTGACAGCCCAGGATACAGGGAGGTACACGTGCACTGCGGTCAATGAGGTGGGCGTGTCCTCTGCCAGTGCCAGTCTGGTGGTGCAGG ATGCCTTGAATGTCGGACAGAAGGAGctgcacacagagctgtctgcGATGCGCGTGGCTCTGGAGAACGTGACcatcctgtctccctcctcaAACAGACTACAGCTGCAGTGGAGG CTGCAGTCCTCGCCCCTCCAGCCACATCACCTGGATGGTTTTGAGGTCCTCTACCGCTCTCTTCTCCCTGCCAGCTCTGATTGGGCAGCTCAGAGAGTGACCCTGCCCCATTACCAAGCTGTGATTGGCCCTCTTAAGAGAGGGTACAAGTACGAGCTCAAAGTGCGGCCCTACGGCGGTAACTTGTATGGGCGGGAGAGCAACACCAAACACCTGCGAGTTCCAGAGCTAG TCCCCAGTGCCCCTCCTCAGGGCATTGCTGTGACAATGGCTGCGGACCGGAATGACACGATCCACGTCAGCTGGGACCCTCCTCCCCATGAGGCCCACAACGGAATCATTCAGAGTTACCAG GTGTGGTGTTTACAGTCAGGGGACCAGCGGTCACCCAACTGGACCATAGGCAGTGGCACCCATAGCCTGGAGATTGGTTCTCTGGAGCCGGGAAAGCAGTACTGGGTTACAGTGGCAGCGGTCAATGGAGCAGGCATTGGTGTGAAGAGTGACCCTCACAAACTCATTTTAG agcccCTGCAGGCTGTGTCCCCTCACCAGAGGAACTCTGGAATCCCGGCACAGGTCCTGGCTGTAGTGCGGGACCCTGTGTTCATTGGGAGTGTGGGCGCCCTCTTGTGGTGTGTTCTGATGGTCACTGCAGTTTGCCTGTACCGCCGCCATACCAGGCCCAGCCACCTAAGACACAGCCACCGCAAAGGTGCAG GATTGTACAGACTGGCCAGCGAAGACCTGATTATAAAACACAG GATGGCTGCCCCCGATTCTCCCTGGATGTCTGGTGCCTGGAGGTCTGCCCCCTTCAACGAGCCATACCACAGCCTCTGGGCCCAGAGCCAGGAGAACCCCGGCTTCAGGAAGACCA CGCTTCCAGCTGCAGCAAAGAAGGACCCGAGCCCGCTGGAAACAGCTGTCCCCATAGTGCCCGACAGCTGTGGGGTGTACGGCACGTTCTACGTCGACCTCACAGGAAACGGCCTGAAGACCTTCAACAGCCCAGCCCGACGCCCCAAAGCGCCCCACACCAGCAGCCCGCGGATGTCCGAGACCGTGCGCTTCTCCCAGCCCATCTTCAAGACCGCCATCGTCAGGGAGGGGCAGGTGCTGCCGTGGAAACGGGCTCTCCCTGCCCAGCCCAACATGGGCGTGATCAAGGAGtcttgggaaaaaaattacaagcgCG AGCTCCACGCTGTTAACAGCGCCCCCTTAGTTCCCACACGGCAGCAGTCGCTGGCAGTTCAGAGTGTGCCTAGCTCTCACGCCCCGAGGTTTGGCCAGCGGCCCCCAG GTGGGCTTTCAGAATGCGCCAAGCCGCTCGGCTCGCCCAGGGTCCTGCACTACTCTGCCTCACTACACTTGATTGACGTGCTGccaaccccgccccctctcccactgGACGACACCCACAGCTTGAGTTCGGAGGAGGA GTCCAGCAGGTCCACCAAGCTGACTGTGGATGGGGGCTCCCTGCGGTCCATGGGCACTGTGTCCGGCCTCCATGGCCCGCCCACCACAGCCGGCTGCCCCTCCTACAGCCGTCTCTCCACCGCCTCCTTCTGCATGTCTGTGGACGATGAGCAAGACACTGCCCTGTCCGCCCAGGAGGTGGCGCAGTACCTGGAGCTCAGCCCCAAGGTGGACAGGCGCAG TGTCCTCCCTGATAGCCCTGCCTCGATACCCCGCCCCTTCTCGCCGACACCCACATTTGGCTACATCTGCGGGCCCCTGCCGTCGGACCTGGACACAGAAGACGTGAGCGAGGAGCCGGACGCGGGGCGGTCACAGCAGCTGTGCTCCAGGCGGAGCCGGCTGAGGAGCACACCCTCGTCCTGCGGCAGCGAATGGGAGGGCTCCCTCTGGAATGGGTGGGGCTCCGTCTCCGAGGGCAACATGCCCAGCGCCCGCGCCAGTCTCATCAGCTCCTCTGACGGGTCCTTCATGAACGACGCCAACTTTGCTCGTGTCCTAGCAGTGGCTGCCGAGTCAATGGGCGGAGCCGCTTTCTCAG